A single Tenacibaculum sp. Bg11-29 DNA region contains:
- a CDS encoding nitrate reductase cytochrome c-type subunit — translation MRKRLGIISLFVVLFIAFITIWNYSYYQGQEEAYIPIKKSNVIPTIPTEAGVFKRSEHALDYTNMPVDFEHQRTLETYYDNRAYHGAPPSIPHPVNEHQSLGANDCLKCHENGGFVEKYKAYTPVTPHPELVNCRQCHVTQKSKTLFKAGNFAKVHAPKVGNNNALITSPPVIPHQTQLRENCLACHAGPSAPKEIRVSHPERVNCRQCHVPNTKELTEIKAFIREQ, via the coding sequence ATGAGAAAACGATTAGGTATCATATCGCTATTTGTAGTGCTATTCATTGCTTTTATTACTATTTGGAATTATAGTTATTACCAAGGACAAGAAGAAGCTTATATTCCTATAAAAAAGAGTAACGTTATTCCTACAATCCCTACAGAAGCTGGTGTTTTTAAACGTTCTGAACATGCATTAGACTATACTAATATGCCTGTAGATTTTGAACATCAAAGAACATTAGAAACATATTATGATAATAGAGCATATCATGGAGCACCACCTAGTATTCCGCATCCTGTAAACGAGCATCAAAGCTTAGGAGCAAATGATTGTTTAAAATGTCATGAAAACGGTGGTTTTGTTGAAAAATATAAGGCATACACACCTGTTACACCGCATCCTGAATTGGTTAATTGTAGACAATGTCATGTTACTCAAAAATCTAAAACATTATTTAAAGCAGGTAATTTTGCAAAAGTACATGCACCGAAAGTAGGAAATAATAATGCTTTAATTACGAGTCCACCTGTTATACCTCATCAAACACAATTACGCGAAAACTGTTTAGCATGTCATGCAGGCCCAAGTGCTCCAAAAGAAATAAGAGTATCACACCCTGAACGAGTTAATTGCAGACAATGTCATGTACCAAACACTAAAGAACTTACAGAGATAAAAGCTTTTATACGAGAACAATGA
- a CDS encoding response regulator has protein sequence MKILAIDDQKLVLIPLESRLKKLGYEVITESNALRGIELYDSFEPDLVIVDLNMPLVSGMEVVKHIRDFKKSSTPIMILSGNTDDQMITKGFDLGVNDYMKKPLSLSEVCARVKRLIGIPETTNKDIKYNSVIIQQRCVGVVIPCYNEEKRLLSKEFIDFIGKNSGYHLCFVNDGSKDKTLEVLNSLRKGKEDFITVYNCEKNGGKAEAVRQGMLYMAKQEDLDYIGFLDADLSTDLTDFDDLVSTIESSKYKIVSGSRMSRMGANITKESARKIISLTINYVIRKILSMDFNDTQCGAKIFKKDVIEISFGKKFITQWIFDVEIFRRITLHFGLKKAKEILCEQPLKRWVHADGSKLSMRDSVKIIGQLGQIAWYYNSKRRRNSKYKIQ, from the coding sequence ATGAAAATATTAGCTATAGATGACCAAAAATTAGTATTAATTCCTTTAGAAAGTCGATTAAAAAAATTAGGATATGAAGTTATTACAGAATCTAATGCGTTAAGAGGAATTGAATTATATGATTCTTTTGAGCCAGATTTAGTAATTGTAGATTTAAATATGCCTTTAGTTTCTGGAATGGAGGTTGTAAAGCATATTAGAGATTTTAAAAAATCTTCTACACCTATTATGATTTTGTCAGGTAATACTGATGATCAAATGATAACAAAAGGTTTTGATTTAGGGGTAAATGACTATATGAAAAAACCTTTAAGTTTATCTGAAGTCTGTGCTAGAGTAAAAAGATTAATAGGGATACCAGAAACAACAAATAAAGATATAAAATATAATAGTGTAATTATACAACAACGATGTGTTGGGGTAGTAATACCTTGTTATAACGAAGAAAAAAGATTACTAAGTAAAGAGTTTATAGATTTTATAGGTAAAAATTCAGGGTATCATTTATGTTTTGTAAATGATGGTAGTAAAGATAAAACATTAGAGGTTTTAAATAGCTTAAGAAAAGGAAAAGAAGATTTTATTACGGTGTATAACTGTGAAAAAAACGGAGGGAAGGCAGAAGCAGTAAGACAAGGAATGCTATATATGGCTAAGCAAGAAGATTTAGATTATATAGGTTTTTTAGATGCAGATTTATCTACAGATTTAACAGATTTTGATGATTTAGTTTCAACTATCGAAAGCTCTAAGTATAAAATAGTAAGTGGCTCTAGAATGAGTAGAATGGGAGCAAACATTACAAAAGAATCTGCAAGGAAGATAATCAGCTTAACAATAAACTATGTCATTAGAAAAATTCTTTCAATGGACTTTAACGACACACAATGTGGAGCAAAAATTTTTAAGAAAGATGTTATCGAAATTTCATTCGGTAAAAAGTTTATAACACAATGGATTTTTGATGTAGAAATTTTTAGAAGAATTACACTTCATTTTGGATTAAAAAAAGCAAAAGAAATATTGTGTGAACAACCACTTAAAAGATGGGTGCATGCAGATGGATCTAAATTATCAATGAGAGATTCTGTGAAAATTATTGGGCAGTTAGGTCAAATAGCTTGGTATTATAATAGTAAAAGAAGAAGAAATTCAAAATATAAAATTCAATAA
- the dsrP gene encoding sulfate reduction electron transfer complex DsrMKJOP subunit DsrP produces the protein MRRLKVFGSLIKDSLDVITHGSKKYHLWMAFLTFIMLIGMYCYSIQLEHGLSVTGMTDRVSWGLYISNFTFLVGVAAAAVMLVMPTYVLKDVDFKQAVLIGEGLAVAALIMCLAFVVADMGGPSVLWHMMPIVGVFNFPNSMLTWDVIALNGYLFINISIPFYILFRHYQGKESKKKVYLPGAIISVFWAVGIHLVTAFLYQGLQAKPFWNTALLGPRFLASAFAAGPALIILVLAIIRSHTEFKIEDKTIKKLALVVTVAAQINLIMLISELFKEFYAPTHHSESAYYLFFGLDGKTALLPWIWTAITLNVIATVILTFHKLRNNFKVLFFACIILFIAIWIEKGFGLIIPGFIPGPYGKIAEYTPTGIEIGVTIGIWAMGALIFTILARTAIQIEIGKLRYKK, from the coding sequence ATGAGAAGACTTAAAGTTTTTGGAAGTTTAATTAAAGACAGTCTAGATGTTATTACACATGGATCTAAGAAGTATCATTTATGGATGGCTTTTTTAACCTTTATAATGTTAATTGGAATGTACTGCTATTCTATTCAGTTAGAACACGGTTTAAGTGTTACTGGAATGACAGATCGTGTAAGTTGGGGTTTGTATATTTCTAATTTTACATTTTTAGTAGGTGTAGCAGCAGCAGCTGTTATGTTAGTTATGCCAACCTATGTTTTAAAAGATGTAGATTTTAAGCAAGCGGTACTTATTGGTGAAGGCTTAGCTGTTGCAGCACTTATAATGTGTTTAGCTTTTGTTGTTGCCGATATGGGAGGGCCTTCTGTTTTATGGCATATGATGCCTATTGTGGGTGTTTTTAATTTCCCTAATTCTATGTTAACTTGGGATGTTATTGCTTTAAATGGATACTTATTTATTAATATTAGTATTCCTTTTTACATATTATTTAGACATTATCAAGGTAAAGAGTCTAAAAAGAAAGTATACCTTCCTGGTGCAATCATTTCAGTTTTTTGGGCTGTTGGTATTCATTTAGTTACTGCCTTTTTATATCAAGGTTTACAAGCAAAACCTTTTTGGAACACAGCATTACTTGGGCCTCGTTTTTTAGCATCAGCTTTTGCTGCTGGTCCTGCACTAATTATTTTGGTATTGGCTATTATTAGATCACATACCGAATTTAAAATAGAAGATAAGACTATTAAAAAATTAGCTTTAGTTGTTACTGTTGCCGCTCAAATTAACTTAATTATGTTAATTTCTGAATTATTTAAAGAGTTTTATGCACCAACTCATCATAGTGAAAGTGCTTATTATTTATTCTTTGGTTTAGATGGTAAAACAGCGTTGTTACCTTGGATTTGGACGGCAATAACCTTAAATGTTATAGCAACTGTTATATTAACTTTTCATAAACTTCGAAATAATTTTAAAGTACTATTCTTTGCTTGTATTATTTTGTTTATAGCTATTTGGATTGAAAAAGGTTTTGGTTTAATTATTCCTGGATTTATACCTGGTCCTTACGGTAAAATAGCAGAATATACTCCTACTGGAATAGAGATTGGAGTTACTATAGGTATTTGGGCTATGGGAGCGCTAATTTTCACAATACTAGCTAGAACTGCTATTCAAATAGAAATAGGTAAGTTGAGGTATAAAAAATAA
- a CDS encoding glycosyltransferase: protein MKLAIVTAYPPSKVTLNEYAYYLTKHFRQHERITELILLTDVTSGAKDIEFTEEGCKITVKECWKFNSYKTIRSVNKAINQTKPDAVLFNLQFMKFGDKKIAAALGLLLPLVCKIKKIPTIVLLHNILEQVDLKSAGFTENKVAQKIYNFIGTTLTKLILKADLVAVTMHKYVTTLENKYKVSNIKMIPHGTFEIPDKPEEDLPEGPLKIMTFGKFGTYKKVENMIEAVVEIRKKTGLDLEIVIAGTDNPNVKGYLAEVAEKYKQIPQLTFTGYVEESDVARIFNESAVVVFPYTSTTGSSGVLHQAGSYAKAVVMPNLGDLKTLIEDEGYKGEYFEPTSITSLASAIEKIVTNNSHRKYLEDANYKAATAYPMKKITKIYIDEFEKIINKKVKV, encoded by the coding sequence ATGAAATTAGCAATTGTAACAGCATACCCACCAAGCAAAGTAACGTTAAACGAATATGCTTATTATTTAACAAAGCATTTTAGGCAGCATGAAAGAATAACAGAATTAATTTTATTAACTGATGTTACATCAGGGGCAAAGGACATTGAGTTTACAGAAGAGGGGTGTAAAATAACAGTTAAAGAATGTTGGAAATTTAATAGTTATAAAACGATACGATCAGTTAATAAAGCAATAAACCAAACAAAACCAGATGCTGTATTGTTTAATTTACAGTTTATGAAGTTTGGAGACAAAAAAATAGCAGCAGCTTTGGGACTACTATTACCTTTAGTTTGTAAGATAAAAAAAATACCAACGATAGTATTATTGCATAATATTTTAGAGCAAGTAGATTTAAAAAGCGCAGGATTTACAGAAAATAAAGTAGCTCAAAAAATATACAATTTTATAGGTACGACTTTAACAAAGTTAATTTTAAAAGCAGATTTAGTTGCTGTAACAATGCATAAATATGTTACAACATTAGAAAATAAATATAAAGTTAGTAATATAAAAATGATTCCGCATGGAACGTTTGAGATTCCGGATAAACCTGAAGAAGATTTACCTGAGGGACCTTTAAAAATTATGACATTTGGTAAGTTTGGTACCTATAAAAAGGTAGAAAATATGATTGAAGCTGTCGTGGAAATTAGAAAAAAAACAGGGTTAGATTTAGAAATTGTAATAGCAGGTACTGATAACCCAAATGTAAAGGGCTATTTAGCAGAAGTAGCAGAAAAATATAAACAGATACCACAATTAACATTTACAGGGTATGTTGAAGAAAGTGATGTTGCAAGAATTTTTAATGAAAGCGCAGTCGTTGTTTTTCCTTATACATCAACAACAGGTAGTTCAGGAGTTTTACACCAAGCAGGTAGCTATGCAAAAGCTGTTGTTATGCCAAATTTAGGAGATTTAAAAACTTTAATAGAAGATGAAGGGTATAAAGGAGAGTATTTTGAACCGACAAGTATAACAAGTTTAGCAAGTGCTATTGAAAAAATAGTAACAAATAATAGTCATAGAAAGTATTTAGAAGATGCTAATTATAAAGCGGCAACGGCATACCCAATGAAAAAAATAACAAAAATTTATATAGATGAGTTTGAAAAAATTATAAATAAAAAGGTTAAAGTATAG
- a CDS encoding glycoside hydrolase family 2 TIM barrel-domain containing protein, which translates to MVGLNRNIIRVILITSYIMITAFIIAGVSALFSYLNTGADRSMMLHTEIKKEVQYTPKITWAPLQNEGREMDMENLKNLERDYLNAWYVKHIAYKTNTTIGIEDYYTDHARENIYKIIKNNKEQKTVIDATTLQHQLTLDFFSEDGQLIVVTDTDVIEYKRVLKNKQLILDTSEKSTYKIIFLLEDGFWRIRHLVKENSENHILKNKATPTDSLHIKGINYYPKNTPWNMFGNTFNKETINNDFKIIKEAGLNSVRIFIQYEDFGKATVKNDKLTKLIQTLDLAKANNLKVVLTLFDFYGNYFVLDWTLNQQHATTIIKAVKDHDALLAWDIKNEPNLDFKTRGKEIVIAWLNNMINLVKSIDTKHPVTIGWSNTKSAVILKEKVDFISFHYYESLENLSTSIQELRNKIPNKPLVMQEFGISSYNGFWKPFGSSKKDQANYHKKAQELIELNNLQFMSWTLYDFEKIPKSVVGSLPWRKNPQRKFGFITKSGKKKAAFKYISGSK; encoded by the coding sequence ATGGTAGGTCTTAATAGAAACATCATTCGTGTCATTTTAATAACATCATACATTATGATTACAGCTTTCATTATTGCTGGTGTCAGCGCACTTTTTAGTTATTTAAATACAGGAGCAGACAGAAGTATGATGTTGCATACCGAAATTAAAAAAGAAGTTCAATACACTCCTAAAATCACATGGGCTCCTTTACAAAATGAAGGTAGAGAAATGGATATGGAAAATTTGAAAAATCTAGAACGAGATTATTTAAACGCTTGGTATGTAAAGCATATTGCTTATAAAACGAATACAACTATTGGTATTGAAGATTATTATACAGATCATGCACGTGAAAATATATATAAGATTATTAAAAACAACAAAGAACAAAAAACAGTTATTGATGCTACAACTTTACAGCATCAACTTACTTTAGATTTTTTTAGTGAAGATGGACAGTTAATAGTAGTTACAGATACGGATGTTATTGAATACAAACGTGTTTTAAAAAACAAGCAACTCATTTTAGATACTTCTGAAAAATCGACTTACAAAATTATTTTTTTATTAGAAGACGGTTTTTGGCGTATTCGGCACTTAGTTAAAGAGAATAGTGAAAATCACATTCTTAAAAATAAAGCTACCCCAACAGATAGTTTACATATAAAAGGTATTAATTATTACCCCAAAAATACTCCTTGGAATATGTTTGGTAACACTTTTAATAAAGAGACTATTAACAATGATTTTAAAATAATTAAAGAAGCTGGTTTAAATTCGGTACGTATTTTTATACAGTATGAAGATTTTGGAAAAGCAACTGTTAAAAATGATAAACTAACCAAACTAATACAAACTTTAGACCTTGCAAAAGCTAATAACTTAAAGGTTGTATTAACACTCTTTGATTTTTATGGTAATTATTTTGTACTAGATTGGACTTTAAACCAACAACATGCGACGACTATTATTAAAGCTGTAAAAGACCACGATGCTTTACTTGCTTGGGATATTAAAAACGAACCTAATTTAGATTTTAAAACAAGGGGAAAAGAAATTGTAATAGCTTGGTTAAATAATATGATTAACTTAGTAAAATCAATAGATACTAAACACCCTGTTACTATTGGTTGGTCTAACACTAAAAGTGCTGTTATTTTAAAAGAAAAAGTTGATTTTATTTCTTTTCATTATTATGAAAGTTTAGAAAACCTATCAACTTCTATACAAGAACTAAGAAATAAAATTCCGAATAAACCTTTAGTTATGCAAGAGTTTGGAATTTCTTCTTATAATGGTTTTTGGAAACCCTTTGGAAGCTCTAAAAAAGATCAAGCTAATTACCATAAAAAAGCCCAAGAACTTATTGAATTGAATAATTTACAATTTATGTCTTGGACTTTATATGATTTTGAAAAAATTCCTAAAAGTGTTGTAGGTAGTCTTCCTTGGAGAAAAAACCCTCAAAGAAAGTTTGGTTTTATTACTAAATCTGGTAAGAAAAAAGCTGCTTTTAAATATATTTCAGGTTCTAAATAG
- a CDS encoding cytochrome c3 family protein: protein MINTNYIKQGWFLSIAFLFIATSCKHKEDEYHSVTDKIEAKSKHYKGISISSEKYTGNLKLLEITENGITFSIPERKGEIKSYACTECHSKPLQQMQRKDLKKAHWNIKLNHANANTMNCTTCHDGNNMDNLKSITGHSIDLNNSYKLCSQCHQKQYKDWTGGAHGKRIGSWAPPRASLTCVNCHNPHSPGFDTKWPARFNTQVAKERK, encoded by the coding sequence ATGATAAATACAAATTACATAAAACAAGGTTGGTTTTTAAGTATCGCATTTTTATTTATTGCTACATCTTGTAAGCATAAAGAAGACGAATATCATAGCGTTACTGATAAAATTGAGGCTAAAAGTAAACATTATAAAGGTATTTCTATTTCTTCAGAAAAATATACAGGGAATTTAAAGTTATTAGAAATAACTGAAAATGGAATTACCTTCTCTATCCCTGAACGAAAAGGTGAGATAAAATCATATGCCTGTACTGAATGTCATTCTAAACCTTTACAGCAAATGCAACGTAAAGATTTAAAAAAAGCGCATTGGAATATTAAATTAAACCATGCTAATGCTAATACAATGAACTGTACTACTTGTCATGATGGAAACAATATGGACAATCTTAAAAGTATAACAGGACATAGTATTGATCTTAATAATAGCTATAAACTGTGTAGTCAATGTCATCAAAAACAATATAAAGATTGGACAGGTGGTGCGCATGGAAAACGAATTGGTAGCTGGGCTCCTCCAAGAGCTTCTTTAACTTGTGTGAATTGTCATAATCCACATTCACCAGGTTTCGATACCAAATGGCCTGCAAGATTTAACACACAAGTAGCTAAAGAACGAAAATAA
- a CDS encoding 4Fe-4S dicluster domain-containing protein — MSGIGKYFRLNLNSTTKQESSGGGCGCGSTSGGCNSHAPKEELNNEEFFEAAVDASIGEERHKDGFEQVFDVKMDRRSAFKKLTASLLIGAGAAASCTSVTSSEESKEKAQIDWEEQFKGNYKMMDDKEKNATVDRLVRSYQLRTGKNVSMSSKNAEDDVLFGYAFNISKCQGYMDCVSACVEENNQDRNSQMEYIRIHEMKDGKGFNFNEADDNYYHEVPAEGHFYMGTQCFHCDNPPCVEVCPVQATWREEDGIVVVDYDWCVGCRYCMAACPYDGRRFNWSKPEVPEEEVNKNQHYLGNRMRKKGVMEKCTFCVQRSRAGKNPACVEACPTGARIFGNLLDPESTIRWVLENKKVFRLKEDLGTEPKFWYFMD; from the coding sequence ATGAGTGGAATTGGTAAATATTTTAGGTTGAACTTAAACAGCACAACCAAACAAGAATCTTCAGGTGGCGGTTGTGGTTGTGGTAGTACTTCTGGAGGTTGTAACTCTCATGCTCCAAAAGAAGAATTAAATAATGAAGAATTTTTTGAAGCTGCTGTAGATGCTTCTATAGGAGAAGAAAGACATAAAGATGGATTTGAACAGGTTTTTGATGTAAAAATGGATCGTAGATCTGCATTTAAAAAACTAACTGCTAGTTTATTAATCGGTGCTGGAGCTGCTGCTTCTTGTACAAGTGTTACTTCAAGTGAAGAATCTAAAGAAAAAGCACAAATAGATTGGGAAGAGCAATTTAAAGGAAACTATAAAATGATGGATGATAAAGAAAAGAACGCAACTGTAGATAGGTTGGTTCGATCTTATCAACTACGAACAGGTAAAAATGTTAGTATGTCATCTAAAAATGCCGAAGATGATGTGTTATTCGGTTATGCATTCAATATATCAAAATGTCAAGGGTATATGGATTGTGTGAGTGCTTGTGTTGAAGAAAATAATCAAGATAGAAATTCACAAATGGAATATATCCGTATTCATGAAATGAAAGACGGAAAAGGATTTAATTTTAATGAAGCGGATGATAATTATTATCATGAAGTTCCAGCCGAAGGTCATTTTTATATGGGAACTCAATGTTTTCATTGTGATAACCCTCCATGTGTAGAAGTATGCCCTGTACAAGCTACTTGGAGAGAAGAAGATGGTATTGTGGTAGTAGATTACGATTGGTGTGTAGGTTGTAGATATTGTATGGCTGCCTGCCCTTACGATGGTCGTCGTTTTAACTGGAGTAAACCTGAAGTTCCTGAAGAAGAAGTAAACAAAAATCAGCATTATTTAGGAAATAGAATGCGTAAGAAAGGTGTAATGGAAAAATGTACTTTTTGTGTACAACGTTCTAGAGCTGGTAAAAACCCCGCATGTGTTGAGGCTTGCCCTACTGGTGCACGTATTTTTGGTAATTTACTAGATCCTGAAAGTACGATTCGTTGGGTACTAGAAAACAAAAAAGTATTCAGATTAAAAGAAGATTTAGGTACAGAACCTAAGTTCTGGTACTTTATGGATTAA
- the manA gene encoding mannose-6-phosphate isomerase, class I → MIILKKTIKKIFLIEGKIQNYDWGGRKFISNLLRRNKKVAICAEYWLGAHLKAPSIIKTKRGNFTLDFFLRQKPIETLGVRVANTFGKLPYLFKVLDVNKMLSIQVHPTKEAAEIGFELENKKGIALTAKNRNYKDKNHKPEIMVALGDFWLLHGFLKKKQLLENLKKTNELNFLLDTFKEGNYFELYKKVMEFPQKEVNTILKPLAEKILPKFLNNELDKSSPEYWSAKVLNNKKSKDIDRGIFSIYFFNIVSLSKGEAIFQDAGVPHSYLEGRNIELMANSDNVLRGGLTTKHIDVKELLKNTKFEETIPNILYGLEDPSNCELVYRTKVKDFKLSKIQSETPLNYKSKSKSVEILIILEGSVTVIQKGNRINIEKGQSVLIKANANYTIVSTKGVEIYKASVPELK, encoded by the coding sequence ATGATAATTTTAAAAAAAACTATTAAGAAAATTTTCTTAATTGAAGGAAAAATACAAAACTATGATTGGGGAGGGAGAAAATTTATATCAAATTTACTTCGTAGAAATAAAAAGGTTGCCATTTGCGCAGAATATTGGTTAGGAGCACACTTAAAAGCTCCTTCGATTATAAAAACAAAAAGAGGTAATTTTACTTTAGATTTCTTTTTACGACAAAAACCAATTGAAACTTTAGGGGTAAGAGTTGCGAATACTTTTGGTAAACTACCCTATTTATTTAAAGTTTTAGATGTAAACAAAATGTTATCAATACAAGTACATCCAACAAAAGAAGCGGCAGAAATTGGGTTTGAACTTGAAAATAAAAAAGGGATTGCCTTAACAGCAAAAAATAGAAACTATAAAGATAAAAATCATAAGCCAGAGATAATGGTAGCTTTAGGTGATTTTTGGTTGCTACATGGTTTTTTAAAAAAAAAACAGCTACTAGAAAACTTAAAAAAAACGAATGAATTAAACTTTTTATTAGATACTTTTAAAGAGGGGAATTATTTCGAATTGTATAAAAAGGTTATGGAATTTCCGCAGAAAGAAGTAAATACCATTTTAAAACCGTTGGCAGAAAAAATTTTACCAAAGTTTTTAAATAACGAACTAGATAAATCATCTCCTGAATATTGGTCGGCGAAAGTATTGAATAATAAAAAGTCTAAAGATATTGATAGGGGCATATTTTCTATCTATTTTTTTAATATAGTAAGCTTATCTAAAGGAGAAGCAATTTTTCAGGATGCAGGAGTTCCGCATTCTTATTTAGAGGGAAGAAACATTGAGTTAATGGCTAATTCAGATAATGTATTAAGAGGTGGTTTAACAACGAAGCATATTGATGTTAAAGAACTTTTAAAAAACACAAAATTTGAAGAGACCATACCAAATATTTTATATGGTCTTGAAGATCCGAGTAATTGTGAATTGGTTTATAGAACAAAAGTGAAGGATTTTAAATTAAGTAAAATCCAATCAGAAACACCTTTAAATTATAAGTCTAAATCAAAATCAGTAGAAATACTAATTATTTTAGAAGGTTCGGTTACTGTTATACAAAAAGGGAATCGTATTAATATAGAAAAGGGACAATCAGTTTTAATAAAAGCAAATGCTAATTACACAATAGTATCTACTAAAGGAGTCGAGATATATAAAGCAAGTGTGCCAGAACTAAAATAG